Within the Cyanobacteriota bacterium genome, the region CTGGCCAAATCTATGCGGAGATTTCACCCACCCAGTTAAACCAAACCTACCTCTGCACCTTTACCCTGGAGTCCGGTATTGGTCAGTATGGGCTGTATCGAGGGATGCCCCTAGGTGATTTGGTGTTCTATTTTCGCCGTGTTAATAACAACCTAGAGTTTGTAGTGCGTAATGTGAACTTCCGCGCGCAACGGGGTAGTCCAGCACAACGATCAGTAGAACGATCATTTAGCGACTCAGTACTCTATTCCCTGCCTATTCGCAGCATCCACGAGCAGCGAAAGACAATGCTCATTGACTTTGCCCCGCTATTCATCAGCGATATTAGCGGCCTTTCTGCCTCCCTAGGAGAGTTGGTTGAGGGTGGCTATACGCTTGACACTGATAACTCCCGGTTTTCTCTAGCTAAGGCATTTCCTAAAAATGTTGAATTAGAAGTAACCTTTAACTTCTCAGGTAAAAACTCTGGCTGGAGTGCATTGGCTGATGGCCGAGCCTTTACGTTGCGAGTGCGGTACAGTTTGTCCGAGCTGCCTAGTAATAACAACTACCGTCCTCGGTTGGCTGATAGTCGGGTGGGCTACTTTATCACAGCCTATAAAGATTTCTCAGACGATCGCAATCGTGAGCGGTTTGTGCGCTATATCAATCGCTGGCATCTAGAAAAGCAAGATCCCCATGCAGCCCTGTCACCTCCAAAGCAGCCGATCGTCTTCTGGTTAGAAAACACTATTCCCCTAGACTATCGCCAACCCATCCGTGAGGGTGTGTTGATGTGGAACCGTGCCTTTGAAAAGGCTGGATTTAAGGACGCGATTCAAGTTAAACAAATGCCGGACAGAGCTGACTGGGATCCAGCCGATATTCGCTACAACACAATTCGCTGGTTCCATGCTAACGATGCCATTTTTGCCATTGGCCCCTCCAGGGTAAACCCTCTCACAGGCCAGATTCTGGATGCGGATGTAGCCATTTCTGCTGACTTCGTGAGATATATTCGCAACCAGTTTCGGGTATTTGGAGATTTGCGGCAGACTCAACCCCAAGACTTTATGGCACAACTGCTCAATAGCCACAACCTCTGTCGTGAAAAGTGGCTACGCCTGCCAGAGCGATTTGAAGCCCAACGACGATCGCTGCGAGTTATCCCCCAACGTTTGCGAGAGCAGGATTTTTGCTACGGCATGGAAGCCGCCAACCACATGCGTAGTGCATTAGTGATGTTGTCATTTCGCAACGTCTTACCTAGTAGTGATGAAATGAAACGGTTTCTGCATGAATTTTTGCGCGAGTTGGCTGCCCACGAGGTTGGTCATACCCTAGGGTTGCGGCACAACTTTCGGGGTAGCACCATGCTAAAGCCAGAAGAGTTACAAAATACGGCCATTACCCGTACTAAAGGCTTGGTGGGATCAGTTATGGACTACAACGCCCCTAACATTGCCCCCGATGGCCAGACTCAGGGTGACTATTTCACAAGTGTGGTCGGCCCCTATGATGAGTGGGCGATCGCCTATGGCTACACCCCGATCGAGGCTGTAATTCCCAGCCAGGAGTTGCCTATC harbors:
- a CDS encoding zinc-dependent metalloprotease translates to MRRIALGTAFAVGVLLALVLGVHQPGVSLKPAWGRSSPAIAQPSATSVATQPPPKPLPSPFSSSADSGTEENKPDLKPFDRVTKNLKRLSGLFTLYQNDRTGQIYAEISPTQLNQTYLCTFTLESGIGQYGLYRGMPLGDLVFYFRRVNNNLEFVVRNVNFRAQRGSPAQRSVERSFSDSVLYSLPIRSIHEQRKTMLIDFAPLFISDISGLSASLGELVEGGYTLDTDNSRFSLAKAFPKNVELEVTFNFSGKNSGWSALADGRAFTLRVRYSLSELPSNNNYRPRLADSRVGYFITAYKDFSDDRNRERFVRYINRWHLEKQDPHAALSPPKQPIVFWLENTIPLDYRQPIREGVLMWNRAFEKAGFKDAIQVKQMPDRADWDPADIRYNTIRWFHANDAIFAIGPSRVNPLTGQILDADVAISADFVRYIRNQFRVFGDLRQTQPQDFMAQLLNSHNLCREKWLRLPERFEAQRRSLRVIPQRLREQDFCYGMEAANHMRSALVMLSFRNVLPSSDEMKRFLHEFLRELAAHEVGHTLGLRHNFRGSTMLKPEELQNTAITRTKGLVGSVMDYNAPNIAPDGQTQGDYFTSVVGPYDEWAIAYGYTPIEAVIPSQELPILQKIASRSPEPDLAYATDEDLLAFLDPEVNAFDLSGNTLVHAKMRMDQARKLWQRLEKRYPGRGESYEEVREIFDTILSNYFSQIFDLVPYVGGQHFYRHHRGDASVPRPFEPVALEKQRQALSLLQEYVFSDQAFQFSPALLSELAPSRWNHWGSFLDYRLDYPLHDQITFLQSLVLSDLLSSDRLTRMLDDELRSSPGQTLTLPELFASLQSGIWTELWSNQQPLKISSLRRAAQRQYMNLLINMVLRTNSIETARTFPEFIIAVRTDAAPEDARALAWYNLRELRDRIGSTLNRQREEMDLATRAHLQESFDRISKALEAPLQSQ